In one Echinicola marina genomic region, the following are encoded:
- the floA gene encoding flotillin-like protein FloA (flotillin-like protein involved in membrane lipid rafts) has product MEFSNSALILVAAFGGLILLFIFLYFVPVNLWITAIFANVKVGIGELIGMRIRKVPPSIIVNSLITATKAGLALTTNELETHYLAGGNVPNVIRALISADKANINLSFKQATAIDLAGRDVFEAVQISVNPKVINTPSVAAVAADGIQLIAKARVTVRANIAQLVGGSGEDTILARVGEGIVTSIGSAKTHKSVLENPDKISKLVLERGLDAGTAFEILSIDIADIDVGTNIGAKLQIDQASADLKVAEAKAEERRAMAVALEQEMKARNVEMRAKVVEAEAEVPKAISEAFRSGNLGIMDYYKMENIKSDTEMRDAIAKPDEGKKGDGKSKGEK; this is encoded by the coding sequence ATGGAATTTTCTAATTCAGCACTTATTCTAGTAGCAGCCTTTGGAGGGCTGATATTGCTATTTATTTTTCTTTATTTTGTCCCTGTCAATCTTTGGATTACAGCCATTTTTGCCAATGTAAAGGTGGGTATTGGGGAATTGATTGGTATGAGGATCCGTAAAGTACCGCCGAGCATTATTGTAAATTCGCTTATTACAGCTACAAAGGCAGGGCTTGCGTTGACGACCAACGAACTGGAGACGCACTATCTGGCAGGAGGAAATGTTCCTAATGTAATCCGAGCTTTGATTTCTGCAGATAAGGCTAATATCAACCTTTCCTTTAAGCAGGCTACGGCCATTGACTTGGCTGGGAGGGATGTATTTGAGGCAGTTCAGATTTCGGTAAATCCAAAAGTAATCAATACCCCAAGTGTTGCTGCTGTGGCCGCTGATGGTATTCAGCTGATTGCCAAGGCAAGAGTAACTGTAAGGGCAAATATCGCTCAACTTGTGGGTGGTTCAGGTGAGGATACCATTTTGGCAAGGGTAGGGGAAGGTATTGTTACTTCTATTGGTTCTGCCAAGACCCATAAAAGTGTATTGGAAAACCCTGATAAGATATCCAAGTTGGTGTTGGAAAGGGGCTTGGATGCGGGGACTGCATTTGAGATTTTGTCCATTGATATAGCAGATATTGATGTGGGGACAAATATTGGGGCCAAGTTGCAGATTGATCAAGCTTCTGCTGACCTTAAAGTAGCGGAAGCCAAAGCAGAAGAAAGAAGAGCTATGGCCGTGGCCTTGGAGCAAGAAATGAAAGCGCGTAATGTAGAGATGAGAGCTAAAGTCGTTGAGGCTGAAGCGGAAGTTCCAAAAGCTATCTCAGAAGCTTTTCGAAGTGGGAATCTTGGGATAATGGATTATTACAAAATGGAGAATATTAAGTCGGATACTGAAATGAGAGATGCTATTGCCAAACCTGATGAGGGTAAGAAAGGAGATGGTAAATCCAAAGGTGAAAAATAA
- a CDS encoding WG repeat-containing protein, translated as MNIYGKWALAISMFLTSINLCQSQIYEVYDQQYNLVQKINNDHIFLLSESIRVSDKDKKLKLLNHSYEPFIELEGAEIYQYLAPWIIVTNEGKFGAYHEYGEQILKAEYDHIDTHYNQLLANKGNVYFHYDIGNQTFQTLGTFQDAFIAQNGQVIAKIPSGYLLPLSSNPKQKYQDLSSVSDGTIVSHEPSGFGMINRKGEYILDPILDSLSHIEGEYFYGYNENQYMLIKALEDDADIRYSSYHKISLEDDDVILEYIHGKLRRVMKKDGILLDIVGMQEVVRKDPEHYNVYFKNGKVGLLDQKGVWRVIPMEGVTAIYPGNEDLFGAVKDHQFGFVNRSGNLVIPFQFNAVNKFSEGLAGVKTDNQWGYIDRNGDLVINYQFDEVGEFNRGLAIVKKNGKSNLIDTKGNLLLKDYYNAISLSDDQYYITEENDLYGIVDPLGKEITAPIFQSIRRDGYDRIIVQRNNKFGILKDDGELALPIYYQAILVDNATNKILAEDIYTPPLLEDPKDKKKKNK; from the coding sequence ATGAACATTTACGGGAAATGGGCTTTGGCCATTTCAATGTTTTTAACGAGTATCAATCTTTGTCAATCCCAGATTTACGAAGTTTATGATCAGCAGTATAATTTAGTCCAAAAGATCAACAATGACCATATCTTCCTTTTGAGCGAGTCCATCAGGGTGAGCGACAAGGATAAAAAGTTAAAACTCCTCAACCATAGTTACGAGCCTTTTATTGAACTGGAAGGCGCTGAAATCTATCAGTATCTCGCGCCTTGGATCATAGTGACCAATGAAGGGAAATTTGGTGCTTACCATGAGTATGGTGAACAAATCCTCAAAGCAGAATATGACCATATAGATACGCACTATAATCAACTATTGGCCAACAAAGGCAATGTCTATTTCCATTATGACATTGGCAACCAAACATTTCAGACCTTAGGCACCTTTCAAGATGCATTTATTGCACAAAATGGACAAGTCATCGCCAAAATCCCGTCGGGCTATTTACTACCTCTATCCTCTAATCCCAAACAGAAATACCAAGACTTATCTTCCGTTTCCGATGGAACAATCGTATCCCATGAACCAAGTGGTTTTGGTATGATAAACCGAAAAGGGGAATACATACTTGATCCTATTTTGGATAGCTTAAGTCATATTGAAGGAGAATATTTCTATGGCTATAATGAAAACCAATACATGCTCATTAAGGCCTTGGAAGATGATGCAGATATCCGATACAGCAGTTATCATAAAATCAGCTTAGAAGATGACGATGTGATTTTGGAGTATATCCACGGAAAGCTGAGAAGGGTTATGAAAAAAGACGGCATCCTACTGGACATAGTGGGCATGCAGGAAGTTGTCCGCAAAGACCCTGAGCACTATAACGTCTATTTCAAAAATGGAAAAGTAGGTTTATTGGATCAAAAAGGCGTTTGGAGAGTCATTCCAATGGAGGGAGTTACTGCGATCTACCCCGGCAATGAAGACCTATTTGGGGCTGTTAAGGACCATCAGTTTGGTTTTGTAAACAGAAGTGGAAACCTGGTCATCCCATTCCAATTTAATGCAGTCAACAAATTCTCAGAAGGCCTTGCTGGTGTTAAAACCGACAACCAATGGGGCTATATAGACCGCAATGGAGACTTGGTCATCAATTATCAATTTGATGAAGTAGGCGAATTCAATAGAGGCTTAGCCATCGTAAAGAAAAATGGAAAATCCAATCTCATTGACACGAAAGGGAACCTCCTCCTAAAGGATTATTATAATGCCATTTCGCTTTCTGATGACCAGTACTATATCACTGAAGAAAATGACTTGTATGGGATTGTAGACCCACTAGGCAAGGAAATCACCGCCCCTATCTTCCAATCTATCAGGAGAGATGGCTACGATAGAATTATCGTACAAAGGAACAACAAATTTGGAATTTTGAAAGATGATGGTGAACTGGCCCTACCAATTTACTATCAGGCAATTTTGGTAGATAATGCTACTAACAAAATTTTGGCTGAAGACATTTATACCCCACCCTTACTTGAAGATCCCAAGGATAAAAAGAAGAAAAACAAGTAA
- a CDS encoding ComEA family DNA-binding protein, protein MKKRIFYFLKAYLGFTKRESRGFLLVVPILFVLVWIPKVLDWYSDRAAEREYEKYLEMVEARIHDFDNQDNFEQASKVKTSVSSAPDTGRWERPKQERELINKLDFSEADSSLLQIVPGIGSVLAARIVKYREQLGGMYAKSQLLEVYGLKEEVAKGIFEYFIFKPAVKSKIDINQVSVKDLAAHPYVKYGEAKVIIAYRKQHGDYQSLDDLLNIKIFTKDWLDRLLPYLSI, encoded by the coding sequence ATGAAGAAGAGAATTTTTTATTTTTTGAAGGCCTATTTAGGTTTTACAAAAAGAGAATCTAGGGGATTTTTATTGGTTGTCCCCATATTGTTTGTTCTTGTATGGATACCAAAAGTATTGGATTGGTATTCGGATAGAGCGGCTGAGCGGGAATATGAGAAGTACCTGGAAATGGTGGAAGCTAGAATCCATGACTTTGATAATCAAGATAATTTTGAGCAAGCTTCTAAGGTAAAAACAAGTGTTAGTTCTGCGCCTGATACTGGAAGGTGGGAAAGGCCTAAGCAGGAAAGGGAGTTGATCAATAAGCTTGATTTTTCAGAAGCAGATTCTTCTTTACTTCAGATAGTTCCTGGTATAGGAAGTGTTTTGGCAGCCAGGATTGTAAAATACAGGGAGCAGCTAGGGGGGATGTATGCAAAATCCCAACTTCTAGAGGTTTATGGTCTGAAAGAAGAGGTGGCCAAAGGGATTTTTGAGTACTTTATTTTTAAGCCAGCTGTAAAAAGTAAGATTGATATCAATCAAGTTTCAGTAAAAGACTTGGCTGCTCATCCATATGTCAAATATGGTGAGGCTAAGGTGATTATTGCCTATAGGAAGCAGCACGGTGATTACCAGTCCTTGGATGATTTATTGAATATCAAAATTTTCACCAAGGACTGGTTGGATAGATTGTTACCCTATTTGAGCATTTAG
- the hemA gene encoding glutamyl-tRNA reductase — protein MQHKFRAISLSYKNAPVEIREIIALDNKAIQSLLIKLKEFFNVKDTLILSTCNRTEVYYAHELDLSVEIIKLIGSEKCVHDIVSYLEFFNIINDDKKAIQHLFKVSMGLEAQVVGDMQISNQVKRAYQAAADEEMAGPFLHRLMHTIFFTNKRVVQETAFRDGAASVSYAAVELIEELTSNTRNPRILLMGLGEIGEDVAKNMVYLPEAEVTLTNRTFEKAQNMGAELGYKVIPFEDVYEAIESADVIVSSISAKEPFITKELAKKLDIKSYKLFVDLSVPRSIETTIEDVPGVLLYNVDNIQSKATATLEKRLASVPQVENIIEQSIEEFYDWKKEMMVSPTINKLKNALEQIRKEELERYLKNASEKEYAIIDKITKSMMQKVIKVPVVQLRAACKKDQAEEMIDIISDLFDLEKVNIKH, from the coding sequence ATGCAGCATAAGTTTAGAGCCATAAGTCTATCATACAAGAATGCACCTGTAGAAATCAGGGAAATCATTGCATTAGACAATAAGGCCATACAATCGCTTCTGATAAAGTTAAAGGAATTTTTCAATGTGAAAGACACCCTTATTTTATCTACCTGTAACAGGACAGAAGTGTATTATGCGCATGAATTGGACTTGAGTGTAGAGATCATCAAACTGATCGGTTCTGAAAAGTGTGTGCATGACATCGTCTCCTATCTTGAATTCTTCAATATCATCAATGATGATAAAAAGGCCATCCAGCATCTTTTTAAAGTATCCATGGGCCTAGAAGCTCAGGTTGTGGGTGATATGCAGATTTCCAACCAGGTAAAGCGAGCTTACCAAGCAGCTGCAGATGAAGAAATGGCAGGTCCATTTTTACACCGATTGATGCACACGATCTTTTTCACCAACAAAAGGGTGGTTCAGGAAACTGCTTTCCGTGACGGTGCTGCATCAGTATCTTATGCTGCCGTAGAACTGATAGAAGAACTCACTTCTAACACTAGAAATCCAAGGATCCTATTGATGGGATTAGGTGAAATCGGTGAAGATGTAGCAAAAAATATGGTGTACCTACCCGAGGCAGAAGTCACCTTAACTAACCGTACCTTCGAAAAGGCCCAGAATATGGGAGCTGAATTAGGATATAAGGTTATTCCTTTTGAGGATGTTTATGAAGCGATAGAATCTGCGGATGTGATCGTATCATCCATTTCCGCTAAAGAGCCTTTTATCACCAAGGAACTGGCAAAAAAACTTGATATCAAAAGCTATAAGCTTTTTGTGGACCTTTCAGTACCTAGGAGCATTGAGACCACCATTGAAGACGTACCTGGGGTATTGCTTTATAATGTGGACAATATCCAAAGCAAGGCCACAGCAACCCTTGAAAAAAGATTGGCCTCTGTCCCTCAGGTAGAAAACATCATAGAACAAAGCATTGAAGAGTTTTACGATTGGAAAAAGGAAATGATGGTTTCTCCAACCATTAATAAACTTAAAAATGCACTAGAGCAAATCAGAAAAGAAGAACTTGAGCGCTACCTTAAAAATGCCAGCGAAAAAGAATATGCTATCATTGACAAGATCACCAAAAGCATGATGCAAAAGGTCATTAAAGTACCCGTGGTACAATTAAGGGCTGCCTGCAAAAAAGATCAAGCAGAAGAAATGATCGACATTATCTCTGATTTATTTGACCTGGAAAAAGTAAATATCAAGCATTAA